One Fusobacterium nucleatum genomic window carries:
- a CDS encoding DUF1576 domain-containing protein — protein MDKITQRMKEIEILTVALSMLILIFFISYVINEHENIFIGMYKIITSPAVLVTDFMQVGGIGAAFLNAILIFSFNFFLVKSFKVKINGLTIAAFFTVFGFSFFGKNILNILPFYLGGILYSIYTSTDFSEHIIPIAFSSALAPFVSSVAFYGDISYETSYINAILIGVLIGFIVVPLARSLYDFHEGYDLYNLGFTAGILGSVIIAVLKLYHFEITPQFLLSTEYDSPLKILCSAAFTSLIIIGFYINDNSISGYFSLIKDDGYKSDFTQKYGYGLTFINMGIMGFISMGFVVITGQTFNGPVLAGVFTIVGFSANGKTVFNTIPVLIGVLLASLGSKGSIFTLAISGLFGTALAPISGVFGPIAGIIAGWLHLAVVQNVGLVHGGLNLYNNGFSAGIVAGFLLPIFNMITDNNNQRKMNIQKKHMNFLKTVQANIKKRMNENNENEEKK, from the coding sequence ATGGATAAAATCACCCAGAGAATGAAAGAAATAGAAATTTTAACTGTTGCCTTATCTATGTTAATTCTAATATTTTTCATTAGCTATGTTATTAATGAACATGAAAATATATTTATAGGAATGTATAAAATAATTACTTCTCCTGCTGTTTTAGTTACTGATTTTATGCAGGTAGGTGGGATAGGAGCGGCCTTTCTAAATGCTATTTTAATTTTTTCTTTTAATTTTTTCTTAGTGAAGTCATTTAAAGTAAAAATTAATGGATTGACTATCGCTGCTTTTTTTACAGTTTTTGGCTTTTCATTTTTTGGTAAAAATATTTTAAATATTTTACCTTTTTATTTAGGAGGTATATTATATAGTATATACACTTCAACAGATTTCTCTGAACATATTATTCCTATTGCTTTTTCAAGTGCCTTAGCACCCTTTGTAAGTAGTGTTGCTTTTTATGGAGATATATCTTATGAAACCTCATATATAAATGCTATTTTAATTGGTGTTTTAATTGGATTTATAGTAGTTCCTTTAGCAAGAAGCCTTTATGATTTTCATGAAGGTTATGACTTGTATAATTTAGGATTTACAGCAGGTATACTTGGTTCAGTTATTATTGCTGTTTTAAAATTATATCATTTTGAAATTACACCACAATTTTTATTATCAACAGAATATGATAGCCCTTTAAAAATTTTATGTTCAGCTGCTTTTACATCTTTGATAATTATTGGATTTTATATAAATGATAATTCAATTTCAGGCTATTTTTCATTAATAAAAGATGATGGATATAAATCTGATTTTACACAAAAATATGGTTATGGATTAACATTTATAAATATGGGAATAATGGGATTTATAAGTATGGGATTTGTAGTTATAACTGGACAAACATTTAATGGTCCAGTTTTGGCAGGTGTTTTTACCATAGTCGGATTTTCAGCAAATGGGAAAACTGTTTTTAATACCATTCCTGTATTAATAGGAGTTTTACTTGCAAGTTTAGGAAGTAAAGGTAGTATTTTTACCCTAGCTATATCTGGATTATTTGGAACTGCTCTTGCTCCAATATCTGGTGTCTTTGGTCCTATTGCTGGAATTATCGCTGGTTGGTTACATCTAGCCGTTGTACAAAATGTAGGTTTAGTTCATGGTGGACTTAATCTATATAATAATGGATTTTCTGCAGGAATTGTAGCTGGATTCTTATTACCTATATTTAATATGATAACTGATAATAATAATCAAAGAAAAATGAATATTCAAAAAAAACATATGAATTTTTTAAAAACTGTACAAGCAAATATAAAAAAAAGAATGAATGAAAATAATGAAAATGAGGAGAAAAAATGA
- a CDS encoding terminase small subunit, whose amino-acid sequence MTHRQELFIQEYIKTGNATSSAIKAGYSERTAKSIGQRLLTFVDIKKRIEELSQKIACNSIMTAKERQEYLTKLINAADVKVSDKLKALDILNKMTGEYIQKVEVNGELKTEDPFKNLTTDELRKIIFDN is encoded by the coding sequence ATGACACATAGACAAGAATTATTCATACAAGAGTATATAAAAACTGGTAATGCAACAAGCTCAGCTATAAAAGCTGGATATAGCGAAAGAACAGCAAAAAGTATAGGACAAAGATTGTTGACTTTTGTTGACATAAAAAAGAGAATTGAAGAACTAAGTCAAAAGATAGCTTGTAATAGTATTATGACAGCTAAGGAAAGACAGGAGTATTTAACTAAATTGATTAATGCTGCTGATGTCAAAGTATCAGATAAATTAAAGGCATTAGATATTTTGAATAAGATGACTGGAGAGTATATTCAAAAGGTTGAGGTAAATGGAGAACTAAAAACAGAAGATCCATTTAAAAACTTGACTACTGATGAGCTTAGGAAAATTATTTTTGATAACTGA
- a CDS encoding helix-turn-helix domain-containing protein, producing MSIGKLIKEYRIIRGLTQEELATRIGKSRIMIYNYENEKSELPELVKKRIIEILDIPNEVIENDEFDEIFQPIEISDFNKNIEFLELLGFNVLFDKNNDVYLYKENNLVLKTSKSNINDLIRFKKIDKIIDNKNFNEPYFFKYLKEYANELCEVKINEKTVDSLKKEYYLEYKNKKIDLTDDFLYSLLFMSLNILDREIKGLIEIIDNDTDKPKNK from the coding sequence ATGTCAATAGGAAAATTAATAAAAGAATATAGAATTATAAGAGGCTTAACTCAAGAAGAATTAGCTACAAGAATAGGAAAAAGTAGAATAATGATTTATAATTATGAAAATGAAAAAAGTGAATTACCTGAATTAGTAAAAAAAAGAATAATAGAAATTTTAGATATACCTAATGAGGTAATAGAGAACGATGAGTTTGATGAGATATTCCAACCTATTGAGATAAGTGATTTTAATAAAAATATAGAGTTTCTTGAACTATTAGGTTTTAATGTTTTATTTGATAAAAATAATGATGTATATTTATACAAAGAAAATAATTTAGTGTTAAAAACGAGTAAATCTAATATAAATGATTTAATTAGATTTAAAAAAATTGATAAAATAATAGATAATAAAAATTTTAATGAACCTTATTTTTTTAAATATTTGAAAGAGTATGCTAATGAATTATGCGAGGTAAAAATTAATGAAAAAACTGTTGATTCACTAAAAAAAGAATATTATTTAGAATATAAAAATAAAAAAATAGATTTAACAGATGATTTTTTATACTCTTTGTTATTTATGTCTTTAAATATCTTAGATAGAGAAATAAAAGGTTTAATTGAAATTATAGACAATGATACAGATAAACCTAAAAATAAATAA
- a CDS encoding helix-turn-helix domain-containing protein: MINQKLLHSKVALAGLTFKELAQKIGMPYQSLNNRKVGKIEFNSSEIKALKDVLNLTNDDVAEIFFN; the protein is encoded by the coding sequence ATGATTAATCAAAAATTATTACATTCAAAAGTTGCACTTGCTGGGCTTACATTCAAGGAGTTAGCTCAAAAAATAGGTATGCCATACCAAAGTTTAAATAATAGAAAAGTAGGTAAAATTGAATTTAATTCAAGTGAAATAAAAGCCTTGAAAGATGTTTTAAACTTAACAAATGATGATGTAGCAGAAATATTTTTTAATTAA
- a CDS encoding replication protein: MKFEKVFRGFYKSKGDKGKVPILKYKTDEQLKDFNKKIVSYDEANKQFDSFVGYLDDGYILIDLDNKDDKGNYDINKSESKKLIEILNNLGINTPVVETPHGHHFYFKCNNKNLTSVSGVYSLIGLKVDYKLGSKYGCACMKALGEVRPIINDTGEVAELPAFLLNNKILNNTLKELEDIKASTGGRNSFISKYKYQLLKNGYDELITYQVLEIINNYIFDEPLPMKELTTLMRQEHIEASQDTTGTKEDSFLYFTDSGKLKVHTRKMAEKMINDYSIIKIDNYLFSYTGTYYKRCMVEDIERAIFRLHKDITSNELKEVLKKIQLGTEIKKENLSYIALNNGIFNLDSLELEPHSKDKITTVYMDIDYIDDVDIITGEPSSLPIKNYILELVQNDFKLFTVICEFLGQALYRKNNIIQKCLIIKGDRSNGKSKFLQILTRFFGTENVSTLDLKRFENRFDLFGIVGKMVNIGDDISGQYIGENSNIKKVITSEMLPIEQKGKDLFNYKPYVTCIFSCNNMPRFDDSTKAIKRRLCILPFENTYSEENGNINPHIVEQMTTKENMSNLFNWSIWGLRRVLKNYVITKSEKITEAVEEFDRENDPIMTFIDDVAGDTELDLKGYFNMKDTKLVYTDYQIWCNNNGYKEMSNINFGKQLKQHIPNLTKERYRNNFKRNFRYIL; encoded by the coding sequence TTGAAGTTTGAAAAAGTATTCAGGGGTTTTTATAAGTCCAAAGGAGATAAAGGAAAAGTACCTATATTAAAATATAAGACTGATGAGCAGCTAAAAGACTTTAATAAAAAGATAGTTAGCTATGATGAAGCTAACAAGCAATTTGATAGTTTTGTAGGTTATTTAGATGATGGTTATATACTTATAGACCTGGACAATAAAGATGACAAAGGTAACTATGATATCAATAAAAGTGAATCTAAAAAGTTAATAGAAATATTAAATAATTTAGGAATTAATACCCCAGTAGTTGAGACACCTCACGGACACCACTTTTATTTTAAATGTAATAATAAAAACTTAACAAGTGTATCGGGTGTTTATAGTCTTATAGGTTTAAAGGTAGATTATAAACTAGGCTCTAAATATGGTTGTGCTTGTATGAAAGCATTAGGAGAAGTTAGACCAATTATAAATGATACTGGAGAAGTGGCTGAACTGCCAGCATTCTTATTAAATAATAAAATACTTAATAATACACTTAAGGAATTGGAAGATATTAAGGCATCAACTGGGGGTCGTAATTCTTTCATATCTAAATACAAGTACCAACTATTAAAAAATGGTTATGATGAGCTTATAACTTACCAGGTATTAGAAATAATTAATAACTATATATTTGATGAGCCACTACCTATGAAAGAGCTTACTACTCTTATGAGGCAGGAGCATATTGAAGCAAGTCAAGATACAACAGGGACTAAAGAGGATAGCTTTTTATATTTTACAGATTCAGGCAAGTTAAAGGTCCATACTAGAAAAATGGCTGAGAAGATGATAAATGACTATTCTATTATAAAGATTGATAATTACCTTTTTTCATATACTGGAACTTATTATAAAAGATGTATGGTAGAAGACATTGAGAGGGCTATTTTTAGACTCCACAAAGATATAACAAGTAATGAATTAAAAGAAGTATTGAAAAAGATTCAACTAGGTACTGAAATAAAAAAAGAAAATCTAAGTTATATAGCTCTTAATAATGGTATTTTTAACCTAGATTCATTAGAGCTTGAGCCTCATAGTAAAGACAAAATTACAACAGTTTATATGGATATAGATTATATTGATGATGTGGATATTATTACTGGAGAGCCAAGCAGTTTACCAATTAAAAACTATATCCTGGAGCTAGTCCAAAATGATTTTAAGTTATTTACTGTTATTTGTGAGTTCTTAGGACAAGCCTTATATAGAAAAAATAATATAATTCAAAAGTGTTTAATTATTAAAGGAGATAGAAGCAATGGAAAAAGTAAATTTCTTCAAATATTGACTAGGTTTTTTGGCACTGAGAATGTCAGTACACTAGATTTAAAAAGATTTGAAAATAGATTTGATTTATTTGGAATAGTTGGGAAAATGGTTAATATTGGTGATGATATTAGTGGGCAATATATAGGTGAAAACTCAAATATTAAAAAGGTCATTACTTCAGAAATGTTACCAATAGAACAAAAGGGAAAAGACTTATTTAACTATAAACCTTATGTTACTTGTATTTTCAGTTGTAATAATATGCCTAGATTTGATGATTCAACCAAAGCTATTAAAAGGAGATTGTGTATTTTACCATTTGAAAATACCTACAGTGAAGAAAATGGGAATATTAATCCTCACATAGTAGAACAGATGACAACCAAAGAAAATATGAGTAATCTATTTAATTGGAGTATATGGGGGCTAAGGAGAGTATTAAAAAATTATGTAATAACTAAGTCTGAAAAGATAACAGAAGCAGTTGAGGAGTTTGACAGGGAAAACGATCCAATAATGACCTTTATTGATGATGTTGCTGGAGATACTGAGCTAGATTTAAAAGGGTACTTCAATATGAAAGACACTAAATTAGTTTATACAGATTATCAGATATGGTGTAATAACAATGGCTATAAGGAAATGAGCAACATTAATTTTGGTAAACAGTTAAAACAGCACATACCAAATTTAACTAAAGAGAGATACCGAAATAACTTTAAAAGAAATTTTAGATATATACTATAA
- a CDS encoding site-specific integrase produces MSAEKEKIKGEYTGRWNARFTIKLLNNKSKRIFKRGFNSKKEALEYEKKVILDNSLGSNIPFKVAVNQYLEFKKLRIKELTYMNMSNILNSIIYFDNLLISDITPIQISNFQNDLLRKYKGSSIRTINAYVKMLFTWCVRYKNLTSNPFDMVDRLKLEVSKRMSIITVSEFNQIVEQVNNPDMKLMFKLLFWTGLRIGEARALKIDDIDFNNKTISVTKSYTNLSGKSIITTPKTKGSIRVIKIDDVLLSEIKDYIDKAKYILDDNFIFRFNKASYRYNFKNATIKVLGRDLRVHDLRHSHASFLINNGVDILLISKRLGHSNTAMTLNVYSHLYPDRENEAINLINKLKVNK; encoded by the coding sequence ATGAGTGCAGAAAAGGAAAAAATAAAAGGAGAGTATACAGGCAGATGGAATGCTAGATTCACAATAAAGCTTTTAAATAACAAAAGTAAGAGAATATTTAAAAGAGGTTTTAACAGTAAAAAAGAAGCCCTAGAATATGAAAAAAAAGTAATCTTAGATAATAGTTTAGGCTCTAATATCCCCTTTAAAGTAGCGGTTAATCAGTATTTAGAATTTAAAAAGCTACGAATAAAGGAACTAACCTATATGAATATGTCAAATATATTAAATAGCATTATATATTTTGATAATCTTTTAATATCTGATATAACACCAATTCAAATAAGCAATTTTCAAAATGATTTACTTAGAAAATATAAAGGCAGCTCAATAAGGACTATAAATGCATATGTTAAAATGTTATTTACCTGGTGTGTGAGATATAAGAATTTAACAAGTAATCCATTTGATATGGTGGATAGATTAAAATTGGAGGTATCTAAAAGAATGAGTATTATAACAGTTAGTGAATTTAATCAAATAGTAGAACAAGTTAATAACCCTGATATGAAGTTAATGTTTAAATTATTATTTTGGACAGGGCTAAGAATTGGAGAGGCTAGAGCTCTAAAGATTGATGACATAGATTTTAATAATAAGACTATATCAGTAACAAAGTCATATACTAATCTAAGTGGTAAAAGCATTATAACAACTCCAAAAACAAAAGGAAGTATAAGAGTTATAAAGATTGATGATGTCTTATTGAGTGAGATAAAAGACTATATTGATAAAGCCAAATATATTTTGGATGATAATTTTATATTTAGATTTAATAAGGCAAGTTATAGATATAATTTTAAAAATGCAACTATAAAAGTATTAGGAAGAGATTTGAGGGTCCATGACCTAAGACATAGCCATGCAAGTTTTTTAATTAATAATGGTGTGGATATACTCTTAATATCAAAGAGATTAGGACATAGTAACACAGCAATGACATTAAATGTTTATAGTCATTTGTATCCTGATAGAGAAAACGAGGCTATAAATTTAATAAATAAGCTAAAAGTCAATAAATAA
- a CDS encoding murein L,D-transpeptidase catalytic domain family protein: MKKVLIFFSMLLLASNNFAEENLMTENITENSQQPIEQKKQKIVIDVKSVYDSLNIKNKIDYSIFQKAYLGYVQISHKNPGVLIIIDYTKPSNEERFYVLDLNKKKLVYSTRVAHSKNSGLEIPLEFSDDPNSYQSSLGFFVTLGEYNGAYGYSLRLKGLEENINANAEDRAIVIHGGDIVEDEYIKKFGFAGRSLGCPVLPNSLTREIIDFIKHGRVLFIYGNDEEYIDESTYLSKLASVFEGSPKNIVEIEKLVEVQKTAPTTTVVTTTTAPTTVVSDNKKDNTNRETVIAEANITKIFEIIKQEYKYTSSVDNNKIAYTRLLKDVIQEKLNKTPEIKEGTENKKLNDENINNQEKAVEQTVTTDNTLETKDKTVVPQQNENVQENKKEERKYPEEVTKKSLGIGIKLK; the protein is encoded by the coding sequence TTGAAAAAAGTATTAATATTTTTCTCTATGTTATTACTAGCTAGTAATAATTTTGCAGAAGAAAATCTTATGACAGAAAATATAACTGAAAATAGTCAACAACCTATAGAACAAAAAAAACAAAAAATAGTCATAGATGTAAAATCAGTATATGATTCTTTAAATATAAAAAATAAGATAGACTATTCTATTTTTCAAAAAGCATATTTAGGTTATGTACAAATTTCACATAAAAATCCTGGTGTTTTAATAATAATAGACTATACAAAACCTTCAAATGAGGAAAGATTTTATGTGTTAGATTTAAATAAGAAAAAACTTGTTTATTCAACACGTGTTGCTCATTCTAAAAATTCAGGATTAGAAATTCCTTTAGAATTTTCAGATGATCCTAACTCTTATCAAAGTTCATTAGGTTTCTTTGTCACATTAGGAGAATATAATGGTGCTTATGGATATTCTTTAAGGTTAAAGGGACTTGAAGAAAATATAAATGCCAATGCTGAAGATAGAGCAATTGTTATTCATGGTGGAGATATAGTTGAAGATGAGTATATTAAAAAATTTGGTTTTGCAGGAAGAAGTTTAGGGTGCCCTGTATTGCCTAATTCCTTAACAAGAGAAATTATAGACTTTATTAAACATGGAAGAGTACTATTTATTTATGGTAATGATGAAGAATATATAGATGAAAGTACATATTTAAGTAAATTAGCATCAGTATTTGAAGGAAGTCCTAAAAATATTGTTGAGATTGAAAAGTTAGTTGAAGTTCAGAAAACTGCTCCAACAACTACAGTTGTAACTACAACTACTGCTCCAACAACAGTTGTATCTGATAATAAAAAAGATAATACTAATCGTGAAACTGTAATTGCTGAAGCTAATATTACTAAAATTTTTGAAATTATAAAGCAAGAATATAAATACACAAGCAGTGTAGATAATAATAAAATAGCTTATACTAGATTATTAAAAGATGTGATCCAGGAAAAACTTAATAAAACTCCTGAAATAAAAGAAGGTACTGAAAATAAAAAATTAAATGATGAAAACATAAATAATCAAGAAAAAGCAGTTGAGCAAACTGTTACAACAGATAATACTTTAGAGACAAAAGATAAAACAGTAGTACCTCAGCAAAATGAAAATGTACAAGAAAATAAAAAAGAAGAAAGAAAATATCCAGAAGAAGTTACTAAAAAAAGTTTAGGTATTGGAATAAAACTTAAATAG
- a CDS encoding asparaginase, translated as MEDKVLIINTGGTIGMVGKPLRPAYNWSEITKGYSMLEKFPTDYYQFEKLIDSSDVTTDFWIRLVEVIEKNYDKYLGFVILHGTDTMAYTGSMLSFLLKNLSKPVVLTGAQAPMVNPRSDGLQNLINSIYIAGHKLFDIPLIPEVCICFRDSLLRANRSKKTDSNNYYGFSSPNYNPLAEIATEIKVISDRILKVPTEKFYVEKNIDANVLLLELFPGLNSKYISDFIESNKNIKALILKTYGSGNTPTSEDFIKTLKSISKKGIPILDITQCISGSVKMPLYESTDKLSKLGIINGSDITSEAGLTKMMYLLGKNLGLQEIKNAFSSSICGEQTI; from the coding sequence ATGGAAGATAAAGTTCTTATAATAAATACTGGTGGAACTATTGGAATGGTTGGAAAACCTTTAAGACCTGCTTACAATTGGTCTGAAATTACTAAGGGATATTCAATGTTAGAAAAGTTTCCAACAGACTATTATCAATTTGAAAAATTAATAGATTCATCAGATGTTACAACAGACTTTTGGATAAGATTAGTCGAGGTTATTGAAAAGAATTATGATAAATATTTAGGTTTTGTTATTCTACATGGTACTGATACTATGGCATACACAGGTTCTATGTTATCATTTTTATTAAAAAATTTATCTAAACCTGTTGTTTTAACAGGAGCACAAGCTCCTATGGTAAACCCAAGAAGTGATGGATTACAAAACTTAATAAATTCTATTTATATTGCGGGACATAAACTATTTGATATTCCTTTAATACCAGAAGTATGTATATGTTTTAGAGATAGTTTACTAAGAGCTAATAGAAGTAAAAAGACAGATAGTAATAATTATTATGGTTTCTCTTCGCCAAACTATAATCCATTAGCTGAAATAGCAACTGAAATAAAAGTTATTTCAGATAGGATATTGAAAGTCCCAACTGAAAAATTTTATGTTGAAAAAAATATAGATGCTAATGTATTATTGTTAGAATTATTTCCTGGTCTTAATTCAAAATATATATCTGACTTTATTGAAAGCAATAAAAATATAAAAGCTTTAATATTAAAAACTTATGGAAGTGGTAATACTCCAACAAGTGAAGATTTTATTAAAACTCTAAAATCTATATCTAAAAAAGGTATCCCTATTTTAGATATTACACAATGTATTTCAGGAAGTGTAAAAATGCCTCTTTATGAATCTACTGATAAACTTTCAAAATTAGGCATTATAAATGGAAGTGATATAACTTCTGAAGCTGGACTAACTAAAATGATGTATTTACTAGGAAAAAATTTAGGTCTACAAGAAATAAAAAATGCTTTTTCAAGTTCAATCTGTGGAGAGCAGACCATATAA
- the pip gene encoding prolyl aminopeptidase, translating to MKNYDFYPPIEPFKSYMLPVSDIHSIYVEECGNPNGEPIIFLHGGPGAGCGKKARRFFDPEYYHIILFDQRGCGRSIPFLELKENNIFYSLEDMEKIRLHIGIDKWTIFAGSYGSTLGLTYAIHYPEKVKRMVLQGIFLANEDDVKWYFQKGISEIYPAEFKIFKDFIPKDEQEDLLKAYHKRFFSNDIKLRNEAIKIWSRFELRTMESEFTWPSEEEVQDYEISLALIEAHYFYNKMFWDDSDYILNRVEKIKNIPIQIAHGRFDLNTRVISAYKLLEKLNNCELVIVEGVGHSPFTKQMSEVLIKFLEDIKEL from the coding sequence ATGAAAAACTATGATTTCTATCCACCAATAGAACCTTTTAAATCATATATGTTACCAGTGAGTGATATTCATAGTATTTATGTAGAAGAATGTGGCAATCCAAATGGAGAACCTATAATTTTTTTACATGGTGGACCAGGAGCAGGTTGTGGAAAAAAAGCTAGGAGATTTTTTGACCCTGAGTATTATCATATAATTTTATTTGATCAAAGAGGTTGTGGAAGAAGTATACCTTTTCTTGAACTTAAAGAGAATAATATTTTTTATTCTCTTGAAGATATGGAAAAAATAAGATTACATATAGGCATTGATAAGTGGACTATATTTGCTGGAAGTTATGGTTCAACTTTAGGACTGACTTATGCTATACATTATCCTGAAAAAGTAAAAAGAATGGTTTTACAAGGAATATTCTTAGCTAATGAAGATGATGTTAAATGGTATTTCCAAAAAGGTATTTCTGAAATTTATCCTGCTGAGTTTAAAATCTTTAAAGATTTTATTCCAAAAGATGAGCAAGAGGATTTACTAAAAGCATATCATAAAAGATTTTTTTCCAATGATATAAAACTTAGAAATGAAGCTATTAAAATTTGGAGTCGTTTTGAATTAAGGACTATGGAATCTGAATTTACTTGGCCTTCTGAAGAAGAGGTTCAAGATTATGAAATTTCACTTGCTCTTATAGAAGCACATTATTTTTATAATAAAATGTTCTGGGATGATAGTGACTATATATTAAATAGAGTTGAAAAAATTAAAAATATCCCAATTCAAATAGCTCATGGTAGATTTGACTTAAATACAAGAGTTATTTCTGCATATAAATTATTGGAAAAACTTAATAACTGTGAACTTGTTATAGTTGAAGGAGTTGGGCATTCTCCTTTTACAAAACAAATGAGTGAAGTCCTTATAAAATTTTTAGAAGATATAAAAGAATTATAA
- the gatB gene encoding Asp-tRNA(Asn)/Glu-tRNA(Gln) amidotransferase subunit GatB, protein MIKEWESVIGLEVHLQLKTGTKVWCGCKSDYDESGINTHTCPICLGHPGALPKLNKKVVDYAVKAALALNCQINNESGFDRKNYFYPDAPKNYQITQFEKSYAEKGYLEFKLNSGRQVKIGITKVQIEEDTAKAIHGKNESYLNFNRASIPLIEIISEPDMRNSEEAYEYLNTLKNIIKYTKVSDVSMETGSLRCDANISVMEKGSKVFGTRVEVKNLNSFKAVARAIDYEIGRQIELIENGGKVDQETRLWDEENQITRVMRSKEEAMDYRYFNEPDLLKLVISDEEIEEIKKDMPETRLAKIERFKTNYLLDEKDASILTEEVELSDYFEEVVKYSNNAKLSSNWILTEVLRVLKHKNIDIEKFSISSENLAKIIKLIDKNTISSKIAKEVFEIALDDTRDPEIIVKEKGLVQVSDTSEIEKMVDEVLANNQKMVEDFKAADEGRKPRILKGIVGQVMKISKGKANPEIVNELIMEKLK, encoded by the coding sequence ATGATAAAAGAATGGGAGTCAGTAATAGGACTGGAAGTTCACTTACAATTAAAAACAGGTACTAAGGTATGGTGTGGTTGTAAATCTGACTATGATGAAAGTGGAATAAACACACATACTTGTCCAATTTGTTTAGGACACCCTGGAGCTCTTCCAAAATTAAATAAAAAAGTAGTAGATTATGCAGTTAAAGCTGCACTTGCTCTTAATTGTCAAATAAATAATGAAAGTGGTTTTGATAGAAAAAATTATTTCTACCCAGATGCACCTAAAAATTATCAAATTACACAATTTGAAAAATCTTATGCTGAAAAGGGATATTTAGAATTTAAGTTAAATTCTGGTAGACAAGTCAAAATTGGAATAACTAAAGTTCAAATTGAAGAAGATACTGCTAAGGCTATTCATGGAAAAAATGAATCTTATCTAAATTTTAACAGAGCTTCTATCCCTTTGATAGAAATTATATCTGAACCAGATATGAGAAATTCAGAAGAAGCTTATGAATATTTAAATACTTTAAAAAATATAATAAAATATACAAAAGTCAGTGATGTATCTATGGAAACTGGTTCACTTAGATGTGATGCTAATATTTCTGTTATGGAAAAAGGTTCTAAAGTTTTTGGTACAAGAGTAGAAGTTAAAAATTTAAACTCATTTAAAGCTGTTGCAAGAGCAATAGACTATGAAATTGGAAGACAAATAGAACTTATAGAAAATGGTGGTAAAGTAGATCAAGAAACTAGACTTTGGGACGAAGAAAATCAAATAACAAGAGTAATGAGATCAAAAGAAGAAGCTATGGATTATAGATACTTTAATGAACCTGATTTATTAAAACTTGTTATTAGTGATGAAGAAATTGAAGAAATCAAAAAAGATATGCCTGAAACTAGACTGGCTAAAATTGAAAGATTTAAAACTAATTATTTATTAGATGAAAAAGATGCTTCTATTTTAACAGAAGAAGTTGAACTTTCAGATTATTTTGAAGAAGTTGTAAAATATTCAAATAATGCAAAATTAAGTTCTAACTGGATTTTAACAGAAGTTTTAAGAGTATTAAAACATAAGAATATTGATATAGAAAAGTTTTCTATAAGTAGTGAAAATCTTGCTAAAATAATAAAATTAATAGATAAAAATACTATTTCTTCAAAAATAGCAAAAGAAGTTTTTGAAATAGCACTTGATGATACAAGAGATCCTGAAATTATTGTAAAAGAAAAGGGGCTTGTTCAAGTATCAGATACAAGTGAAATAGAAAAAATGGTTGATGAAGTTTTAGCTAACAATCAAAAAATGGTTGAAGATTTTAAAGCAGCTGATGAAGGTAGAAAACCAAGAATTCTTAAAGGAATAGTAGGACAAGTTATGAAAATTTCTAAGGGAAAAGCAAATCCTGAAATTGTAAATGAACTAATTATGGAGAAATTAAAATAA